The proteins below are encoded in one region of Arenibacter algicola:
- a CDS encoding VOC family protein — translation MKNRVTGLGGFFFKTKDPNAIKQWYNKHLGLNTDQYGCTFWWKDKEGQDCSTQWSPMKDDTNYFKPSKSPFMMNFRVENLEELLKVLRLEGVTVVGEIEEYSYGKFGWILDPDGNKLELWEPNDKAFL, via the coding sequence ATGAAAAATAGAGTTACAGGATTGGGCGGTTTTTTCTTTAAGACCAAAGACCCTAATGCAATTAAACAATGGTACAATAAACATTTAGGACTCAATACGGATCAATACGGCTGTACATTTTGGTGGAAGGACAAGGAGGGGCAGGACTGCTCTACCCAATGGAGCCCCATGAAGGACGATACCAATTATTTTAAACCTAGCAAATCCCCTTTTATGATGAACTTCCGAGTAGAGAATTTGGAGGAATTGCTGAAAGTTCTAAGGCTGGAAGGAGTTACTGTTGTAGGCGAAATAGAGGAATACAGTTACGGTAAATTCGGTTGGATATTGGATCCTGATGGTAACAAGCTGGAATTGTGGGAGCCCAATGACAAAGCGTTTCTTTGA
- a CDS encoding TM2 domain-containing protein yields the protein MSEENKDLGDKAKDAAKGAKKSAKEFAKDAKESAKEFAEDTKEAAKEFKEDTKEAAKDFGQEAKKTADEFKEGLASAGGDNKKILAGVLAIVFGQLGVHKFILGYQKEGIIMLVATVIGYATMCLIIGSFIVMATAIVGLIEGIIYLTKSDEDFYNTYQVGKKPWF from the coding sequence ATGTCAGAAGAAAATAAAGATTTAGGGGATAAGGCCAAAGACGCTGCAAAAGGTGCCAAAAAATCGGCCAAAGAGTTTGCCAAGGATGCCAAGGAATCTGCAAAGGAGTTTGCGGAAGATACCAAAGAGGCTGCCAAGGAATTTAAGGAAGACACTAAGGAAGCTGCCAAGGATTTTGGTCAGGAGGCCAAAAAAACCGCTGATGAATTTAAGGAAGGTCTGGCAAGTGCAGGTGGGGATAATAAGAAAATTCTGGCCGGGGTCCTAGCCATTGTCTTTGGACAATTAGGTGTCCATAAGTTTATACTGGGATATCAAAAAGAGGGAATAATTATGTTGGTAGCAACCGTAATAGGCTATGCAACTATGTGTTTAATTATAGGGAGTTTTATTGTAATGGCTACTGCCATTGTGGGGCTAATAGAAGGTATTATATATTTGACCAAAAGCGATGAGGATTTCTATAACACCTATCAGGTAGGTAAGAAGCCTTGGTTCTAA
- a CDS encoding GNAT family N-acetyltransferase, protein MEIRTMKNSDWPAVAEIYQQGMDTGFATFEKVVPSFEVWDASHLAVGRLVAVNGETILGWAALSPVSSRCVYGGVAEVSVYIGQGNRGQGVGKMLMQQLIVESEKAGLWTLQSGIFPENEGSVELHLKMGFRFIGKRERVGKRDNVWKDNLLFERRSTVVGVD, encoded by the coding sequence ATGGAGATACGCACTATGAAAAACAGCGATTGGCCTGCAGTTGCTGAAATTTACCAGCAGGGCATGGATACGGGCTTTGCTACCTTCGAAAAAGTAGTCCCTTCCTTTGAGGTGTGGGATGCAAGTCATCTTGCGGTAGGAAGATTGGTGGCCGTTAATGGGGAAACCATATTGGGCTGGGCAGCACTTTCCCCTGTATCCAGCAGATGTGTTTATGGAGGGGTGGCCGAGGTTAGTGTTTATATAGGACAGGGCAATAGGGGCCAAGGTGTGGGTAAAATGCTAATGCAGCAGTTGATTGTTGAAAGTGAAAAAGCGGGTTTATGGACCCTGCAATCGGGAATATTTCCGGAAAATGAAGGAAGTGTGGAATTACATCTCAAAATGGGGTTCCGTTTTATAGGCAAAAGGGAGCGCGTAGGCAAACGGGATAATGTCTGGAAGGATAATCTTCTCTTTGAAAGAAGAAGTACAGTAGTGGGCGTGGATTAG
- a CDS encoding 2-hydroxyacid dehydrogenase: MKVLHLDVNHPLIIEQFNALGFQNDEDYTSSKEEIEKKIANYDGVIIRSRFTIDEAFLDKAVNLKFIGRLGAGLENIDTDHAKRLGIFLAAAPEGNRNAVGEHALGMLLSLFNRLNKADREVRNGKWDREGNRGIELEGKTVGIIGYGNMGKAFAKKLKGFDVEVICYDIVGGVGDENARQVGIMEFKQRSEVVSLHVPQTPSTINMINTDFLKDFKNPLWLINTARGKCVVTEDLVVAMKEGKVLGAGLDVLEYEKKSFEDMFGGSELPEAFTYLIKANNVLLTPHVAGWTVESKIKLAQTVVDKIKEKFC; this comes from the coding sequence ATGAAAGTTCTCCATTTAGATGTTAACCATCCCTTGATCATTGAGCAATTCAATGCCCTGGGATTTCAAAATGATGAAGATTATACCTCCTCCAAGGAGGAAATTGAAAAGAAAATAGCCAATTATGATGGTGTTATCATCAGAAGTAGGTTCACTATTGATGAGGCCTTTTTGGATAAGGCGGTCAACCTTAAGTTTATTGGCCGCTTGGGTGCAGGTCTGGAAAACATAGATACCGATCATGCCAAGCGACTGGGAATCTTTTTAGCTGCTGCCCCAGAGGGGAATAGGAATGCCGTTGGGGAACATGCGCTGGGAATGCTATTGTCCCTTTTCAATAGATTGAACAAGGCGGACAGGGAGGTAAGAAATGGCAAATGGGACCGGGAAGGAAACCGTGGGATAGAGCTGGAAGGCAAAACGGTAGGCATCATTGGCTATGGAAATATGGGTAAGGCCTTTGCCAAAAAATTAAAGGGCTTTGATGTGGAAGTTATATGCTACGACATAGTTGGTGGTGTAGGGGATGAGAATGCCAGACAGGTTGGGATAATGGAATTTAAGCAAAGGTCCGAAGTCGTTAGCCTTCATGTACCCCAGACTCCTTCTACCATAAATATGATCAATACCGATTTTCTAAAGGATTTCAAGAATCCCCTTTGGTTGATAAATACCGCAAGAGGGAAATGTGTGGTTACGGAAGACCTTGTTGTGGCAATGAAAGAGGGCAAGGTGCTCGGAGCAGGTTTGGATGTACTGGAATATGAGAAAAAATCTTTTGAAGATATGTTTGGCGGGTCAGAATTGCCAGAGGCCTTTACGTATTTGATAAAGGCCAATAATGTACTGCTTACTCCGCATGTTGCGGGATGGACAGTGGAGAGCAAAATAAAATTGGCGCAAACGGTGGTGGACAAGATCAAGGAAAAATTCTGCTAA
- the mgtE gene encoding magnesium transporter: MIPFKLTEEYLAEIEQLIDNQQDGQLSALLAEVHYADVAEIINELDEDHATYLIKLLDSEKTSETLTELDVDVREAILANLSAKEIAGELDELDTDDAADIIGELPKNMVQEVISELEDREHAKHIVDLLRYDENSAGGLMAKELVKVNENWNVLTCVKEMRAQAENVTRVHSIYVVDDEGKLKGRLSLKDLLTTSTKTHISEVYIPKVDAVNVNEKPEEVAKIMSKYDLEAIPVVDEIGRLVGRITIDDIVDVIREEAEKDYQLAAGISQDVEADDSIWDLTRARLPWLFLGLLGGVGAAAIMGGFETLMSDYGVLFFFTPLIAAMAGNVGVQSSAIMVQGLANDDLKGSITGRLIKEMLLALLNGTVLASILLFFTWLWKGSFLTSLAISISLITVTVVAGIIGTFIPLFLHKRGIDPAIATGPFITTSNDIFGILIYFSIAKVILGI; encoded by the coding sequence ATGATACCATTTAAACTCACCGAGGAATATTTAGCTGAAATAGAACAGCTAATAGACAACCAGCAGGACGGGCAATTGTCCGCATTGTTGGCCGAGGTGCATTATGCGGATGTGGCAGAGATTATCAACGAATTGGACGAGGACCATGCCACCTATCTAATTAAACTTCTGGATAGTGAAAAAACATCGGAAACCCTTACGGAGTTGGATGTTGATGTCAGGGAGGCCATCCTTGCCAATCTTTCCGCCAAGGAAATTGCCGGGGAATTGGACGAGTTGGATACCGATGATGCCGCAGATATCATAGGGGAACTGCCCAAAAATATGGTCCAAGAGGTAATTTCCGAATTGGAGGACAGGGAGCATGCCAAACATATTGTGGACCTGTTGCGCTATGATGAAAATTCGGCGGGTGGACTTATGGCCAAGGAGTTGGTAAAGGTCAATGAGAATTGGAACGTCCTTACCTGCGTAAAGGAAATGAGGGCACAGGCGGAAAACGTAACTAGGGTGCACTCCATTTATGTGGTAGATGATGAAGGCAAACTTAAGGGGCGACTTTCCCTCAAGGATTTGCTTACTACCTCTACCAAGACCCATATCAGTGAAGTATATATCCCCAAGGTAGATGCCGTTAATGTAAATGAAAAACCAGAGGAAGTAGCCAAGATTATGTCCAAATACGATTTGGAAGCCATTCCCGTGGTCGACGAAATTGGCAGGCTGGTGGGCCGTATTACCATAGACGATATTGTGGACGTTATTAGGGAAGAGGCGGAGAAGGATTATCAATTGGCAGCAGGTATTTCCCAAGATGTGGAGGCAGATGATAGTATTTGGGACCTTACCCGTGCCAGATTGCCCTGGTTGTTTCTGGGCCTATTGGGAGGCGTAGGGGCTGCGGCCATCATGGGCGGCTTCGAGACCCTGATGAGCGATTATGGAGTGCTGTTTTTCTTTACCCCGTTAATAGCTGCGATGGCCGGGAACGTAGGGGTGCAATCCAGTGCCATAATGGTGCAGGGATTGGCCAATGACGATCTTAAAGGGAGTATCACTGGCCGACTTATCAAGGAAATGTTGTTGGCCCTGCTCAATGGAACCGTTTTGGCGTCCATACTGTTATTTTTTACCTGGCTTTGGAAAGGAAGTTTTCTTACCTCCCTGGCCATTTCCATTTCTTTGATTACCGTAACCGTGGTAGCAGGGATTATAGGAACTTTTATTCCGCTGTTTCTGCACAAAAGGGGCATAGACCCCGCCATAGCCACGGGACCGTTTATTACCACAAGCAACGATATTTTCGGGATTTTGATCTATTTTTCAATCGCCAAGGTTATTTTGGGTATTTAG
- a CDS encoding helix-turn-helix domain-containing protein encodes MKNGNLAKRVKELRKRNGLSQEELTENSGLSLRTIQRIETGETQPTGDTLKRIAKVLNVTPNELVDWTIMEDKGFLKALNLSALTFLFFPILGILVPLIMWISKKDKLKDLNKIGRDVINFEITWTVLLFLGFLLNAVYMAYYWETNGVVSASSILSSVRFNMFFLIFMYLFNLVFVIFNTVLIDRNKQVRYFPKINFVRK; translated from the coding sequence ATGAAAAATGGAAATTTAGCAAAAAGGGTAAAGGAATTAAGAAAGAGAAATGGCTTGTCCCAAGAGGAACTGACTGAAAATTCAGGATTAAGTTTAAGAACAATTCAGCGCATTGAGACTGGAGAAACCCAACCGACCGGTGACACCCTTAAAAGAATTGCCAAGGTACTAAATGTTACGCCAAATGAGCTAGTGGATTGGACCATTATGGAAGACAAGGGATTTTTGAAAGCCCTTAATTTGTCCGCACTTACATTCCTGTTCTTTCCCATACTTGGAATATTGGTGCCACTAATAATGTGGATTTCCAAAAAGGACAAATTAAAGGACCTTAACAAGATAGGCAGGGATGTTATCAATTTTGAAATTACTTGGACAGTATTGCTTTTTCTTGGGTTTCTGTTAAATGCTGTTTACATGGCTTATTATTGGGAAACAAATGGAGTTGTTTCCGCAAGTAGCATACTTTCCAGTGTGAGGTTCAATATGTTCTTTCTAATTTTTATGTATTTGTTTAATCTCGTATTCGTAATTTTTAATACGGTTTTAATTGATAGGAATAAGCAGGTTAGGTATTTCCCAAAAATTAATTTCGTAAGAAAATGA